In Terriglobia bacterium, the genomic stretch CATCTGCGGCATCACCACGTTGGTGCCACCCGTCACCTGGGTTGGGCTCGATGGTGTGGGCTCATCCTTCTTCGCTGCGTCCGAAGCAACCGGAGCAGCTTTCGGAGCGGGGACAGATTCCTTTGCCTTTTCCGGCGCCGTCGCGACCGCCGCTTCCTTGGCCACTTTCGCCGCGTCCACAATCGTCCCAGAGCTCGATGCCGCTGCTCCGCCGCTTTCTCCGATCACGGCGACGATGGTGTTGATCCCCACCGTCGCACCCTCCGCGACCTTGATCTCCGTCAACACTCCGGACGCTGGCGCAGGAATCTCCGCATCCACCTTGTCGGTCGAAATCTCGAACAGCGGCTCGTCGCGCTCCACAGTATCGCCAACTTTCTTCAGCCACTTCGTAATTGTTCCCTCGAAGATTGACTCGCCCATCTGCGGCATCACGACGTTGGTTGGCATGGATTCCTTCCTGTTTTCAGTTCAATTTCAGATTGTCTTTAGTTGCAAATCATTCGGTACAGCGTTTGTCGCCCGTCGGCGCGTGCGCAATCTCGTGTCTGGATTCTTGCACTGTTACGCATTGATCGCCATGCCCTCGACCGCGCCAAAGCCATCCAACATGGCCTCGGCCAGCGTTGGATGCGCGTGGATCGTGAACATCATTTCTTCGACCGTTGCTTCCAACTCCATCGCCGTTACCGCTTCAGCAATTAACTCCGTCGCCTGCGGCCCGATGATGTGGACGCCATGGATTTCGCATATTTTGCATCCGCAACGACCTTCACAAAGCCGTCGTGCGAATCAACAATCGACGCCTTGGAGTTGGCCGTGAACGGAAATTTGCCCACCTTCACCTGCAAGCCCTTTTCCTTGGCTGCGGTTTCCGTCAGGCCCACGCTGCCAATCTGCGGCTCGCAATAGGTACACGCCGGAATGCGCTCGCGCTTCACCGGGCGCGCATATTTCCCGGCGATCTTGGCTGCTACCACCATGCCGCACATCGCGCCGACATGCGCCAGCTGCGGCAACCCGGCCACAATATCGCCAATCGCGTACACGCCCGGCTCCGTCGTTTGCATCCACTCGTTCACCGTGATAAATCCGCGATCCGGCTGGATGCTCGTCTTCTCCAGATCAACATTGCCCGTGCGCGGCGCGCGCCCCACAGCCACCAGCACCTTCTCCGCTTCCTTTACCATCTGCTTGCCGTCGAAGCCGGTCGCCGTCACCTTCACGCCATTTTTGGTCTTCTCCAGCTTCTCGAACTTCGTGCCGGCAAATGATTCAATCCCGCGCTTGCGGAAGGCTCGCACCAGTTCCTTGCTGACGTCTTCGTCCTCATTCGGCACCAGCCGCGGCAGAAATTCGATGATGGTGATCTCCGCGCCAAAACTCTTGAAGATCGATCCAAATTCCACGCCCACCGCACCCGCGCCAATTACCACGAGGGACTTGGGAATCTCTTTCAGCGATAGAATCTCCATGTTCGTCAGCACGTGGCTGTCCGGCTCCAACCCCGGCAGCATCTTGGCATCGGAACCTGTCGCGAGGATGACATTCTTCGCTTTCACCGGGCTGCGCTCGCCATCCGCGCCACCGCCGCCCTCCGTGTAGACCTCGACCGAATGCACGCCGTCCTTGGCCGGCCCGGTCAGCCGCCCATGACCTTCGTAGACGTTGACCTTGTTCTTCTTCATCAGGAACACCAGGCCCTTGGCATGCCTGTCGACGATGGCCTGCTTGCGCTTCTGGATGACGCCCCAGTTCAGCTTGCCCTCGCCCAATCCCTCGATGCCGTACTCCACCGCATGTTTCAGGTGATCATATACTTCGGCGTTGAATAGCAAAGACTTGGTCGGGATGCAACCCACGTGCAGGCAGGTCCCGCCGAGCTTACTTTCTTTTTCAATCAACGCGACTTTCAACCCGTACTGCCCAGCGCGAATCGCCGCAGTATAGCCAGCGGGCCCACCACCAATGATGGCGACGTCATAGATTCTTTCAGCCAAGGGGATGCTCCGTTCCGTTGTATTGTTGGGGTGATTGGATGCTCGACGACGCGCGCTCGAACCAAACACTTAATTTTACGGGAAGGGCAGGGAAGCGAAGGTGTAGCAAACGGAAGCCTTGCGATGCATCGAGTGCGAATTGAAGCCTGATTCGCAGGCATTGGACTACGAACCCAGCCTGTGGACCCGCACCGCTGTCGTGGACATTAACCAGAGCTATGACCAACACACTGCAGTACCCCAAGGGATCCGTTCCACGGACCCACGGCCTCCCTGTATTGATGGGCCATCACTCTTGAGATTTGATGCAAATGAGTTAAGTCATGAGCTGCCCAGGTCGCCAGCAACTCTGACAGAGTAACGGCTCGAAGGGCAGGATGTCGTCCGCGCAGTTCGAGATCTTCCTGCCGTAGATTCAATGCACGCAGTTCGTCCAGGTTTTCTGACCGCAAGCGAGCAAATTCATCCAATAACTGTCCCCAGCGACTTGCCTTGACATTCTCGTACGTGTCCCCAACGGTCAAAGGGCTCAAACGTCTCCGTTTCGCCAAATTGGAGCACCATCCTCGCCTTCTGCATCCAATCGGTGCGTTCGCCGTGAATCAGATGGCCGATGACATCGAACGTGCTCCAGGTGTCTTCACCTTCATTTCGCAACGTCCACGTCTCCGGAAGATCGCGCAGAAGCGCATCGAGAGCAGCGGGAGTGTGAGCGAGAAGAGATATGGTGTGTTGCAAGCTATGTTCCATCGCGCTCCTCAATTCGTAGCCAACGATTTTTCAAGAGGATTGTCCACAATTACATCCGCCCCGCACTCCCAATCATCCCGTTCGATCGAACCGGTCATCGTCGTGCTGGGTCGCCGAGCTCCGTGTCGACACCTAGTTCCGCGAATGCCTCCTGCGAACGTGTGACATCGAATTTTCCGCCGCGCGCCAGTTCTGATAGAGTTGCGGCAACAATCGACTCAGCACTCACTTCGAAGTAACGGCGTAGATGCTCGCGATTATCGCTGCGTCCAAAGCCGTCGGTTCCGAGTGTTACCAGCCGGTCGGTCAGCCATGGTGCGAGCTGATCCGGAACAGCCTTCATGTAATCGCTTGCAGCAACGATAGGGCCATTTGCGCCCCTGAGCGCTTCGACGATATAAGGGGTCTTCTGGGGCTCCGCTGGGTGCAGCCGGTTCCAGCGTTTGACACCCAGAGCTTCGCGTCGTAGCTCGTTATAGCTGGTCACGCTCCAGACATCGGCCTCCACGTTGTATTTTTCGTCAAGGATTTGCTGGGCACGCAGAGCCTCGTTGAGAATTGGACCGCTGCCGAACAGCTGGGCGACGGCATTCCCCTGCTTTGCACCTCTAACCTTGTATATGCCGCGTACGATGCCCTCTCGAACCCCTTCAGCCATCGCCGGCATGGCATAGTCTTCGTTGTACATCGTAATGTAGTAGAAGATGTTTTCGCCCTCCTGATACATAGGGCGGATGCCATCCTGAAGGATGACGGCTAGCTCGTAAGCATAAGCCGGGTCGTAACTGACGCAGTTGGGAATTGTGCTCATCAGCACGTGGCTGTGGCCGTCCTGGTGCTGCAAACCTTCACCCAGCATGGTGGTGCGGCCGGCTGTGCCAGCCATCAGAAAACCTTTGCCC encodes the following:
- a CDS encoding pyruvate dehydrogenase (acetyl-transferring), homodimeric type, encoding LESAIRQVGIYASEGQKYKPHDVDMLLYYREETDGQILEEGITEAGSMASFTAAGSAYSNYGVPIIPFYMYYSMFGFQRVGDMMWAFADSRGKGFLMAGTAGRTTMLGEGLQHQDGHSHVLMSTIPNCVSYDPAYAYELAVILQDGIRPMYQEGENIFYYITMYNEDYAMPAMAEGVREGIVRGIYKVRGAKQGNAVAQLFGSGPILNEALRAQQILDEKYNVEADVWSVTSYNELRREALGVKRWNRLHPAEPQKTPYIVEALRGANGPIVAASDYMKAVPDQLAPWLTDRLVTLGTDGFGRSDNREHLRRYFEVSAESIVAATLSELARGGKFDVTRSQEAFAELGVDTELGDPARR